In a single window of the Necator americanus strain Aroian chromosome X, whole genome shotgun sequence genome:
- a CDS encoding hypothetical protein (NECATOR_CHRX.G24948.T1) yields MDAFLEELEKMIRSEKSFYKLVVGDFNTKLGKGTKEEYRIGKYGPEDRDENGNCLVGLSFATRLFHGNSLFRKKDHRRWTWESPNGATRAEIDHILTKRTLRHLTSQ; encoded by the coding sequence ATGGACGCATTTCTTGAAGAGCTGGAGAAAATGATCCGTAGCGAGAAATCCTTCTATAAACtggttgtcggagacttcaacacaaaactaggaaagggcacaaaagaggaatacaggattggaaaaTATGGACCAGAGGACCGAGATGAAAACGGCAATTGTCTCGTCGGACTGTCGTTCGCCACTCGCCTGTTTCAtgggaattctcttttcaggaagaaagatcatcgtcggtggacatgggaatcgcccaatggcgcgactcgtgcggagattgaccacatactcaccaagcGGACGTTGCGtcacttgacgtctcagtag